CATTGCCGCAGTTAAAGCGAAGCCCCAACGCTTGGTCATCCAACACAGAGTTGCCTTCTGCTGCATTTCTTTCTacgcaaaacaaaacagtaattgGAACACCAGTTCTTGTGGTACTATTACAGGTGCCAAATaaactgcatttgtaagaaattgatatttgaTTATGGTGGtactgcactttggaactccttgcctattgacatgAGGCAGGCACCTTCACGGTACTCTTTCTGCCACCTGCtaaaaaatatttgtttaaacAAGCCTAAGTAGATATCTAtcatgttggtgtgtgtgtttaacctgTTTTTAGTTTATCACCAATTATATATTGTTTCGAATTGTAAAAATAGTTGTTCTTAACCGTTTTGACTGAGGATTTCAGCGttccttttgtaaaccactttgaagtatCTGACAATCGAGTgcaatataaattttatgaaataaatgaaccaTGGTTTTGTGAGTTGATGTGCTGTCTGTGGATGAGATCGTGCACTTGAGTTCTCCGACTGCACATATTTCCAATCCCTGTTTTATGATTTTGCCACATTGCACAGGTCTGTGTTATAGCAGATGGATCATGGAGTCTGATATCACCTGCAGGCACTAGGGTCtacccacctttcccccattaTAATTCCATCCCAGATTGCACTTCACTCCAAACCTATTTTCAACAGATATGCACGACGACTCTTAAGAATGCTTAGTTTAGGAAACAGAAATTTGTAACGGTTTGCCTGAGATCAAAGGGTAAGCTAGCTCATTATGCCTTCAGCAGAAAGTAAGCTTGCTAGCCCAGTCTTCTAATGATTTAATTAATATACTGGTCAAAAGGAAAGCAAGGATGAGGTCTTTCAAGTAGGAAAAGTGCCCATAAGTAAGTCCTATGGATCAGGTCCGCAACCCCCTCCAACTGGGCATTAAGAAACTAATTTGGAAGTAAACTATAGCTATAGGTTCAGCCTAACAGCAAATTAATTTGGCGGTGCtattgttacttttttcattggAATATCAATGGTCATAAAATCCTCGGCTAACACCACTTCTTGGCCATCCAGCACCCGCTCGGCTTGCCTCTTCAGCTCCATGACATCCACATCTCCTTCACCAGTCTGACCGGCGGGCTTGTATCTCTGACTGAAGTGAGATAGAACCAGTTTCTTCACTTTGCACAGCTTTGCAAACTCCGCTGCCACCTGTGGGGTGCTGTGACCGTGCTCCTTCGCCTTGTCTGCCTGGGCATCGTCCAGCGTGGCTTCGTGAACCAAGAGATCGGCTCCATAACAAAGGGCTGCTGCTCCGTCTCCTACAATGCCAGAGCAGTCTCCTAAAATGCAaacttttctcccaggaagcGGGTCTTCCATGACATCTGAAGGAAAGATGGTTGTACCGTTTTCCAGGACAACTGTAGCCCCGTCTTTCAGTCTGCCGTATATAGGGCCTGGTGGAACTCCTAGAAATTAAAGCACAGGTCCAAAGCTATTTTTCAAGCTTGGCTTACAACAAAATTTTAAACACACTTTTGAGCAACCAAAAAAATTCACGTATCCATGCCAtcaagcttctagtccttatGAATGCACATTTGCAAAATATGCAGGCATTTTCTACAGCATACTTTTTCCTCTGGTGGTACCAATCCAATGATCTCTCCCAGATCCATAACCATTCCTTCCCTGCATCAGTGACCACTGCTAAAGAACATTTAGCTGGACAGctcagagtgtggtgctgataactccaaaagttgcaggttcaattcccttgaggggcagctgcattgcagggggttggactagatgatcctcagggtctcttccaagtctgtATGATTTAACATTTTATGCATGGGAAATACTGAGTTTAGAATAAAGTGCGTGCAGGATTTCCATTTTTAGGTACTGAATTGCTCCTGTTGCCTAACAAGTTCCACCCTATTCAGATTCCTTTTCAACCCTTTCTTGCTGCATTCATTGCCACATGACTTTTTGCCCTATAGAATCAGAAGATATATTTTAATACTTGCAATATGATATTTGCAATGCTTCAACCAAGGCCAGTGTAATACTATAACCCCCTGCATTAAAGATGGCTCTCAGTTAGTCTTGgttgaaaaataaaaagggtaGAGCTACAATCttatacaggcacccccaaactgcggccctccagatgttttggcctacaactcccatgatccttagctaacagaaccagtggttggggacgatgggaattgtagtccaaaacatctggagggctgaagtttggggatgcctgatcttataCAACATTGATTTTTCCTTCCCTGTTACATGAAGGatgctctacagtggtacctctggttaagaacttaatttgctctggagggctgttcttaacctgaggtaccactttagctaatggggcatcccgctgctgcgcgatttctgttctcatcctgaagcaaagttcttaacccgaggtactatttcttggttagcagagtctgtaacctgaagcgtctgtaacctgaagcatctgtaacccaaggtaccactgtactttgaaatgcttttggggtggtggtggaagaagctCTGCTCTTACCCTCGATAGATTTCTGCACTAAGGTTTTCAGATTTGATCAGAATCATTAACCAACATTACCTGTGTCTCTAAAGGAGGAAAAGATGTGCATTAGTCTATAGCAGCAAAGGGAAGGAAAAGAGTGCAGGGTATGTCAAAGATTGGCCTCAAAAGCACATCCCACATGAAACCAATGGCGATTACACGGAGCAGGTCGATGGCTTTGAAGATACACACACAGGCACTGCGCTAAATTAATTGTTCCCTAAGGTGCCACAGCACTCTCTTTTATGGGTAAAAGCAAGCCATTTCCCCTGCTCATAAAGTTATTAGTCACACTCAGGAGCTGCGGTGTGACGTCAGCGCTCACGACGATCAGCAGAGGCGCTGTGGGAATTTGACTCCATCAAGTGTACAGCAGTGGCTAAGAGGTGGCGCTGCGCACCAGGAAGCCCTCTGCTCAAACCTCTCACAGCTACCTCTGCCAGCAGCACAATACCGACCTACAATTCAGGGGCATTGTGGAACTGTTGAGATACTCCGCCTGAAGTAAATGCTAAGTACGACCATTGTTTACAAGTAGGCCtggctgatacagtggtaccttggttctcaaacgccttggtactcaaacaacttggaacccaaacactgcaaacctggaagtacatgttccggtttgcaaactcttttcagaagccaaacgtgctccgttttaagtgttacgcttccgttttgagtgttacactgaggtctgtctgtttttgctatttatcttgcgtttttgtttttgcggctctttttttgttttgtttttgtgactgtgtggaactcagttcagctactgttTGATTGACTGTGTGGCTGCGGTACGTTATTTAcggtattgctttcattttatagctcaatggtctcgttagatagtaaatttcatgttaaattgctgttttaggggttgtttttaaaagtctggaacggattaatccattttgcattactttctatggaaaagcgtgccttggttttggaacgctttggcttTGGAACGGGCTTCTGGGACGGatgaagtttgaaaaccaaggtacagccATATatcgatatacagtggtacctcggtttaagtacacaattggttctagaagtctgtacttaacctgaagcgtacttaacctgaagcaaactttcccattgaaagtaatggaaagtggattaatccgttccagaagggtccgcagagtacttaacctgaagcgtacttaacctgaagtgaactttcccattgaaagtaatggaaagtggattaatctgttccagaagggtccgcagagtacttaaactgaaagtactcaaaccaaggcgtacttaaaccgaggtataactgtagcGCCCAGGAACAGTGTGTAGTTGCCGCTACCCTCGGCAGAGCAATTAAAGGAGCCCCCAGCCCGGCACTGGCCCCCATGCAAGCGGGGGGAGCCACAGGTTTGGggaggcttccccacccccagcagagcCACACCAAAGATCCCTTGATGCTCTCCCCATTGTCCctgagtggggggcggggagcaccAGGGATGTCTCAGCTGGGGATTGGTAGCACTCCAGCGCCCCAGCTGGGCCATACAAACAAGCTGCTTTGTCCCAGCCTGCTGGGGGTAAAATCGATCTTTGACTGGGATCCAATGAACCAGGATTTGGCATGGTGTGTGCTAATGTTGATTGGACCATCGGATCAACATGACCAAGAGCACCCTATATGCTAACAGCAAAGTCATTCTTCAAGTATCagtccttatgtagccaaaacaggacCATCCACACACAAAAGGGCACAACCAGGGAAATTGCAAAGTTTGCCGATGTAAAAAtcttacccccccaaaaaaaacattctaatgaggactgagcatgctcaagtGGGTACAGAACACTCTTtgctgggcaggggaggggaggggcaatgGAATGGAGTACCCTGAGGAAAGGgcttggctggctggcaccctgaacaGGAAACCTCCATGCTGCAACTTTCTGTTGCAGGtctcacatgcacacaaaaagacTAGAGGTAACCACTGGGTGCCCTTCAGAGGTGTagattcccatcatccatgatcattggccatgctggaaggGGCTGCTTGGAATTGCTGTCCACGACCTCTAGAGGGTACCTGTTGGTTGTCCCTGTTTTAAGGGACAACCCACTTCGAAACACCTGCTACAGGACAGTTTTCCTAAGGGTCGAAAGAGGCAGGCCCATTATTACCTAGTTCCTTCAGCTTCTGGGCGTTGAGTTTGCCAGGCCGTGGCTTCTCTTCCACGAGAAATCCGAAGGAAGGAATGCGGTGAAACAGCCTAAACGCCTTCACCACAAACTGAGAGTTGTCCACCAAGGTGTACGAGTCTTCTACAGGGTCCAGGTGAAGGGTTTTTCCTGGTGCCTCTTCAGACGAGACCTTGTCTCTGTCCACAAAAGACAGCTCCTTCCGTTCCTCTGCAGGGCACTGGTCTGGCGTAGGCACAAGTTCGTGAACGACCCAAGGGAAGGCGAGCTGCGAGTGGGAAAGCTCCAAAGTTCGGCAGAGGAAGCTCCTCAGCCCGAGAGGTCCATAAATCTCAACCGGCAGCTTGTTTGTGGCAGGGCTACTCTGGAGGCTGATCGTACAAAGAAGCCCAGGGAGGCCAAAGACGTGATCCCCGTGGAGGTGTGTTATAAAGATCTTGGCAATCCtacctaaaaaacaacaacaatggatttGAGATGAGAGAATTCAGGAGGCAAACGTTGAAAACAGCACATGGAGAAAACAGAAGTTCACACCAGAGAAGTACTAAATACAATGAATTTGGGGATTagagggacagaactacctaaattgtatagaaatcaGGGCCATCTTATCCATAGGCGCAAGGGGtgcccaaaatggaaagaagcagaagtcccagcaaaggaagaatggatacaaaaacttagggaatatgcagaaatcgcgaaacttaccagaagaataagaaatcaagataacaaactttttataaaagaatggaaatggtttattgaatatttacagatgaattCCATACAGACTAAAACATTGGCATGGTAAAAATACCTTTAacgaactgcagaaagaggagggaaggaagtcaagttttgaaatgttaaaatgattgtaagattaatgaaatgtataaacctgtaaagtataaataaaactaataataataataatacccaagtCAATTGAGTGGTGAGAGTCACTGCTCTCTCACTCTGGCATCTATTACAGGGTTGCTATAAGAGTCAAGGTCTACacgccatacttttaaagcaaatgacttcccccaaaagactcctgggaattgtagtttaaccCCCGCCAACAGCGTTAagatccccagcacccttaacaaactacagttctgagGATGCAACTTGCTACAGGCGTCTCCCGTTCGAGGACAACCACATCTATCTGCAGCGCcttgaaataattaaataaatcgaTTTATACTGCAAAAGGGCACAAAAAACGGCCCAAAAGAGTGGGGAAACCGCAAAAATGgcacttaaaaaaaccacaactctaaagcgagcttttaaaaaaaagaaattaaaataacaacaattcCACTGCAGTGTCACTGTGCTTGTGTTCAGGAACTGCAGCTCCTCACAACTATGAGTCCCGTTCAGGAGCTAAGTGGGAATGATTTAGATCTGGAAAACAAAataagacaatggagtgcgctgACCTGCTTTCAGATGACTTTTCATGAACTGGGTTTGCGTCCCCTCGCCACAATCGAACAACCAGCTTTCTCCTTCAAAACGGACCACCGTAGCCGAGGCTCCTCTCGTTGGAGACGGGTATGCAGCCCCGGTCCCCAGGAAAGTAACATCCATCGCCATTTTGCTCCAAATCAGCGCAGTACCCTAGAGGAGACCGTGACAAATGGGATTTACTTTTAGGTTTTCTGGCCCCCGTGCACAAACTATTATCAAGAGAAAAGCTACGTGACACCAAAATGTACTGGCaaggctaaggctgcaatccgaaGCACACTTAGTAAGTCATAAAGGCCTAAACAATAGAATTATTGaatacccaatgaagctgaatgttgcaagattTAAGGCAGACAAAAGAAGTACCGGTAGGCCCCCCAAAGAGGTAATGATAACTGACGGCTGTcaagttggatggctttcaaagaggattagacaaagtcatggaggataaggccttcagtggctactagccataatggctacgTTAAAGGAATTTGGTTCTGAACACCagctgtgctcaggtcttgcttgtgggttgccAATACCGGTAGGCATCTTAAGAACAAACTTCTGCTTTTGgtctgatctgatccagcaggggtcttcctTGGTTCCCAAATTCCATGGAGCTCAGGTTTActcctatcatagaatcatagaggagtttgaagggaccccaagggtcatctagtccaaccccctgcaatgtaggaatctcagctaaagcatccatgacagatagccaccccacctctctttaaaaaccaccaaagaaggagagtccaccacctcttgtgggagtctgttccactgtcaaacagctcttactgtcaaaaaattcttcctgatgttcagtcggaatctcctttcttgcaactcgaagccatgggttcgagtcctaccctccagagcagaataaagcaagcatgctccctcctccgtgtgacagcccttaagatatttgaagatggcgatcatatccacttggatgatgggcttgagggcatcctgagcaagtttgcagatgacaccaaattgggaggggtggctaacaccccagaggacaggatcacacttcagaatgaccttaacagattagacaactgggccaaagcaaacaagatgaattttaacaaggagaaatgtaaagtactacacttgggcaaaaaaaatgaaagtcacaaatacaggatgggagacacctggcttgagagcagtacatgtgaaaaggatctaggagtcttggtagaccacaaacttgacatgagtcagcagtgtgatgcagcagctaaaaaagccaatgcaattctgggctgcatcaataggagtatagcatctagatcaagggaagtaatagtaccactgtattctgctctggtcagacctcacctggagtactgtgtccagttctgggcaccgcagttcaagaaggatactgataagctggaacgtgtccagaagagggcaacccaaatggtcaaaggcctggaaacaatgccttatgaggaacggcttagggagctgggtatgtttagcctggagaagagaaggttaaggggtgatatgatagccatgttcaaatacagtggtacctcggtttatgaacacaattggttccggaagtctgttcataaactgaagcgttcataaactgaagcgaactttcccattgaaagtaatggaaagtggattaatctgttccagacagtccgcggagtacttaaactgaagcgttcataaactgaagcgaactttcccattgaaagtaatggaaagtggattaatccgttccagacgggtccgcggagtacttaaactgaaatgttcataaactgaagcatgggtgtaattggttccggaagtctgttcataaactgaggcgttcataaactgaagcgaactttcccattgaaagtaatggaaaatgaattaatccgttccagatgggtccgtggcgttcataaaccgaaaattcataaaccgaggtgttcataaacggaggttccactgtatataaaaggatgtcatatagagggagaaaggttgttttctgctgctccagagaagcggacacggagcaacggattcaaactacaagaaagaaaattccacctaaacattaggaagaacttcctgacagtaagagctgttcggcagtggaatttgctgccaaggagtgtggtggagtcttcttctttggaggtctttaagcagaggcttgacagccatctgtcaggaatgctttgatggtgtttcctgcttggcagggagttggactggatggcccttgtggtctctt
This region of Zootoca vivipara chromosome 11, rZooViv1.1, whole genome shotgun sequence genomic DNA includes:
- the ELAC1 gene encoding zinc phosphodiesterase ELAC protein 1, encoding MAMDVTFLGTGAAYPSPTRGASATVVRFEGESWLFDCGEGTQTQFMKSHLKAGRIAKIFITHLHGDHVFGLPGLLCTISLQSSPATNKLPVEIYGPLGLRSFLCRTLELSHSQLAFPWVVHELVPTPDQCPAEERKELSFVDRDKVSSEEAPGKTLHLDPVEDSYTLVDNSQFVVKAFRLFHRIPSFGFLVEEKPRPGKLNAQKLKELGVPPGPIYGRLKDGATVVLENGTTIFPSDVMEDPLPGRKVCILGDCSGIVGDGAAALCYGADLLVHEATLDDAQADKAKEHGHSTPQVAAEFAKLCKVKKLVLSHFSQRYKPAGQTGEGDVDVMELKRQAERVLDGQEVVLAEDFMTIDIPMKKVTIAPPN